In Litorimonas taeanensis, one DNA window encodes the following:
- the mutY gene encoding A/G-specific adenine glycosylase, with protein MINSKKDTKPNLESNYDEMRARLLHWYDSEGRTLPWRIRPEDRAAGKNADPYAIWLSEIMLQQTTVAHGTPYWHKFLNEFPTVTDLANAERETVLSLWAGLGYYARARNLHKCAVIIRDDYNGQFPNSEAELLKLPGIGAYTAATMAAICFDEATNIVDGNVERVISRIFTIEEPLPKGRKDIRKMAGALASPQRTGDYGQALMDLGAMICTPRSPNCSKCVWQDYCSAFAAKTQLEYPKKAPKKSLPIRYGVVFIAIRGEAVLLETRPDNGLLGGMLGLPGTDWAEGGFPTDPMNHAPFKGDWQAVNGEVRHVFTHFDLRLAVYRAVFDEKDISIGHNGLWADSSQRKGLPTVFKKALKAI; from the coding sequence ATGATTAATTCGAAGAAAGATACGAAGCCAAATCTTGAGTCTAACTACGATGAAATGCGGGCCAGATTACTGCACTGGTATGATTCAGAGGGACGCACTTTGCCATGGCGTATTCGACCCGAAGACCGTGCGGCAGGCAAAAATGCAGACCCTTATGCGATTTGGTTGTCTGAAATTATGTTGCAGCAAACGACTGTCGCGCATGGAACGCCTTATTGGCATAAGTTTTTGAATGAATTTCCAACCGTCACAGATCTTGCAAATGCTGAACGGGAAACAGTTCTGAGCCTTTGGGCGGGGTTGGGTTATTATGCGCGCGCAAGAAATTTACATAAATGCGCGGTGATTATCCGCGATGACTATAACGGGCAGTTCCCAAACTCAGAAGCAGAGCTTCTGAAGCTTCCTGGAATAGGCGCGTATACAGCGGCGACGATGGCCGCGATTTGTTTTGATGAAGCCACTAATATTGTCGACGGGAATGTTGAACGGGTTATCAGCCGCATTTTCACAATTGAAGAGCCGCTCCCTAAAGGTCGAAAAGACATACGGAAAATGGCAGGCGCATTAGCGTCTCCTCAGAGAACAGGGGATTATGGGCAGGCTCTAATGGATTTGGGGGCTATGATTTGCACGCCTCGATCGCCCAATTGTAGTAAATGTGTGTGGCAAGACTATTGCTCCGCCTTCGCCGCAAAGACACAGCTAGAATATCCCAAAAAAGCCCCGAAAAAATCTTTGCCAATACGTTACGGTGTTGTTTTTATAGCGATACGCGGAGAAGCAGTATTGCTTGAAACGCGCCCTGATAATGGTTTGTTGGGCGGAATGCTTGGCCTGCCGGGGACGGATTGGGCAGAGGGAGGTTTTCCAACAGACCCTATGAACCATGCACCATTTAAGGGGGATTGGCAGGCCGTTAATGGCGAGGTCAGGCACGTTTTTACGCATTTTGACTTGCGGTTAGCTGTTTATAGAGCCGTATTTGACGAGAAAGATATCTCGATTGGGCATAATGGCCTTTGGGCCGACTCAAGTCAAAGAAAGGGGTTGCCGACGGTTTTCAAGAAGGCGCTGAAGGCGATTTAG
- the rnhB gene encoding ribonuclease HII, with the protein MPTNTPDFSFERQYNGPVCGVDEAGRGPLAGPVVAAAVILNPKTIPDGLNDSKALSEIRRELLLNNLIKDKTIFIGIGVAEPEEIDRLNILHASMIAMRRAVLNLPVAPHMALIDGNRLPPDMPCDAEAIIKGDARSLSIAAASIVAKVTRDKIMKEADIRFPGYGLAGHKGYPTKAHKAALLQIGASPIHRRSFRPVAEVMGLKL; encoded by the coding sequence ATGCCGACAAACACCCCGGACTTTAGTTTCGAGCGCCAATATAATGGCCCTGTTTGTGGTGTCGATGAGGCAGGACGCGGGCCATTAGCAGGACCCGTGGTTGCGGCTGCCGTCATATTGAACCCCAAAACGATTCCGGACGGTCTGAATGACAGTAAGGCTTTATCCGAAATCCGACGTGAACTCTTGCTGAATAACCTCATTAAGGACAAAACTATTTTTATCGGAATTGGCGTTGCTGAACCTGAAGAGATAGACCGATTAAATATTTTGCATGCCAGTATGATAGCGATGCGTCGTGCCGTATTAAATTTGCCTGTTGCGCCGCATATGGCTTTAATCGACGGGAATCGATTGCCGCCTGATATGCCTTGTGACGCTGAAGCGATTATTAAAGGTGATGCACGGAGTCTCTCTATTGCCGCCGCGTCTATCGTGGCCAAAGTGACTCGGGATAAGATCATGAAAGAAGCCGATATCCGCTTTCCCGGATATGGTTTGGCTGGGCATAAAGGATATCCAACAAAAGCACATAAAGCCGCGCTTCTACAGATTGGTGCCAGCCCAATTCATCGTAGAAGCTTTCGGCCTGTCGCAGAGGTGATGGGGCTTAAACTGTAA